Proteins encoded within one genomic window of Babesia bigemina genome assembly Bbig001, chromosome : IV:
- a CDS encoding ribonucleoside-diphosphate reductase beta subunit, putative: MEPDSVQYLTPKEVALGQAHESLLEDNADRWVMFPIRYEALWAMYKQIENNYWAAENFRFIDDRQMLLSLDVELRECMVKLISYHARLDYRKGARPAEVTLDLLSDTQLPEARAFYGFQVSYENIHSEVFGAMAMELAAAADVAEGDAKIEWLSTKFASAECFYIKVFLQCISKCVFRCAFGIVKDYLRMTGLLPMYVSALDTVDTDLAIHLKFAAAALAQLKLRVSRDVLLALLNEALELEVKFCHSVLPLRKLGLSEGQLLQYIQNSMNQCLLIAGQPEAHRIDADFAWLNPPTIDVAITAKQLHQSKPKIVPVVEATVGAISFDEDF; this comes from the exons ATGGAGCCGGATTCGGTGCAATACCTCACTCCCAAGGAGGTCGCTCTTGGGCAGGCCCATGAATCGCTTCTCGAGGATAACGCCGATCGCTGG GTTATGTTCCCAATCCGCTACGAAGCGCTGTGG GCTATGTACAAGCAGATTGAGAACAATTACTGGGCGGCGGAGAACTTCCGGTTCATTGACGACCGCCAGATGCTTTTGAGCCTCGACGTGGAGCTGCGCGAATGCATGGTCAAGCTCATCAGCTACCATGCGAGGCT TGACTACCGCAAGGGTGCCCGCCCAGCGGAGGTGACGCTGGACCTTCTCTCCGACACCCAGTTGCCCGAGGCACGGGCGTTTTACGGCTTCCAAGTGTCATACGAGAACATACACAGCGAGGTTTTCGGAGCCATGGCGATGGAGCTGGCTGCTGCCGCGGACGTTGCGGAG GGAGATGCGAAGATTGAGTGGCTGTCGACCAAGTTTGCCTCGGCAGAGTGTTTCTACATCAAGGTCTTCCTGCAGTGCATTTCCAAGTGTGTGTTCCGCTGCGCATTCGGAATCGTCAAGGACTACTTGAGGATGACCGGTTTGCTGCCCATGTATGTGTCAGCTCTTGATACTGTGGACACGGACCTGGCGATCCACCTGAAGTTCGCAGCAGCGGCGCTGGCCCAGCTGAAGCTGCGCGTATCCAGAGACGTGCTACTTGCACTGCTGAACGAGGCGCTAGAGTTGGAGGTTAAGTTTTGCCACAGCGTGCTGCCGCTCCGTAAACTTGGATTGTCGGAGG GCCAGTTGCTGCAGTACATCCAGAACAGCATGAACCAGTGCCTCCTGATCGCTGGGCAGCCCGAGGCACACCGCATAGATGCCGACTTCGCATGGCTGAACCCGCCGACTATCGACGTCGCCATCACTGCCAAGCAGCTTCATCAGAGCAAACCCAAGATAGTGCCAGTGGTAGAGGCAACTGTCGGTGCCATCagcttcgacgaggacttCTGA
- a CDS encoding MIF4G/MA3 domains containing protein, putative → MGESREDDNVPPRSPPSTLEHRESKVRRVGSRENSPERGMDNGHVGADVSDAPASRTTGRLGGIYIPPFKLVALQREVAADGSVAYQRQEWEKLKKKINAVVNKLTCTNVSDLVVELLECNLIRGRGLLARSWIRAQMASPGFTDIYVSFLSVLNSKFPEIGNLVLRRIILQFRRAFRKNDRILCQTVAKSLAHLVNYRVAHEVLALQFLAILLENPTDDSVDVAAGFLEDVGNFLVDEAKQALEAIFDRFKQILSSGKIDKKTQYTIEALWKSFRNKFADKPAVRPELDLVELEDQITHDLDFLDETITSDEMLNVFQPVEPQVYTEEQEKWERIRNQLMGVDESDAGGAESDSSVDSEAEDNDDGSVAGDDNATGGATTVIRDSTGQDLVNLRKTVYLCIMSSLNYEECVHKLLKLNVREGSEIEICTMLIDCCAMERTFQSFYALQAERLCKLRIVYAQNFQECFAKQYQLIHRLETAKLRNVAKFFAHLLATDAISWSVLSIIVLTESGTTSSGRIFVKIMLQELCHTLGIRSLGEKLHNADIAPHLTGIFPRDNPANIRFAINFLTAIGLEALTGELRKRLR, encoded by the coding sequence ATGGGTGAAAGCAGAGAAGACGACAATGTCccgccgcgcagcccgCCTTCTACGCTGGAACACCGCGAGAGCAAGGTGCGTCGCGTCGGCAGCCGTGAGAATTCACCAGAGCGCGGTATGGACAATGGTCACGTCGGCGCGGACGTTTCAGACGCTCCTGCGTCGCGTACAACCGGCCGCCTGGGTGGAATATACATTCCCCCTTTTAAGCTGGTTGCTCTGCAGCGGGAGGTCGCTGCCGACGGGTCAGTTGCATACCAGCGCCAAGAATGGGAGAAGCTAAAGAAGAAGATCAATGCCGTAGTGAATAAGCTCACCTGTACCAACGTGTCGGATCTCGTTGTTGAGTTGTTGGAGTGCAATCTCATTCGTGGTCGCGGACTGCTGGCTCGCAGCTGGATCCGCGCACAGATGGCATCGCCAGGTTTCACGGACATATATGTCTCCTTCCTGTCTGTGCTGAACTCGAAGTTTCCGGAGATAGGCAACTTGGTTTTGCGCCGCATAATCCTGCAATTCCGCAGGGCATTCCGTAAGAACGACCGCATCCTGTGCCAGACTGTGGCCAAGTCTCTGGCGCACCTGGTGAACTACAGGGTGGCTCATGAAGTTTTGGCGCTGCAGTTTTTGGCCATTCTGTTGGAGAATCCCACGGATGATTCCGTGGATGTCGCAGCGGGTTTTTTGGAGGACGTCGGCAATTTTCTGGTTGATGAAGCTAAACAGGCTCTTGAGGCGATATTCGACCGTTTCAAGCAGATATTAAGTTCAGGCAAAATCGACAAAAAGACCCAGTATACTATCGAGGCGCTGTGGAAGTCCTTCCGCAATAAGTTCGCCGACAAGCCTGCCGTGAGACCTGAACTTGATCTGGTTGAACTCGAGGACCAGATTACGCACGACCTCGACTTTTTAGACGAAACCATAACGTCGGACGAGATGCTTAACGTGTTCCAGCCTGTAGAACCGCAAGTATACACGGAAGAGCAAGAGAAGTGGGAACGCATCCGCAACCAGTTGATGGGTGTTGACGAGTCGGATGCCGGCGGCGCAGAGAGCGACTCTAGCGTCGATTCCGAAGCGGAAGATAATGATGATGGATCAGTCGCAGGTGACGATAATGCGACTGGTGGCGCGACTACGGTCATTCGGGATTCCACCGGCCAAGACTTGGTGAATCTGCGCAAGACCGTGTACCTATGCATAATGTCGTCCCTCAACTACGAGGAGTGCGTTCACAAGTTGCTGAAGCTGAACGTTCGTGAGGGAAGCGAAATAGAGATTTGCACGATGCTTATTGACTGCTGCGCGATGGAGCGCACGTTTCAGTCGTTTTACGCACTGCAGGCGGAACGTTTGTGCAAGTTGCGCATAGTCTACGCGCAGAACTTTCAGGAATGCTTTGCGAAGCAGTACCAGCTGATACACCGCCTGGAAACCGCGAAGTTGCGCAACGTCGCCAAGTTCTTCGCCCACCTCCTTGCCACTGACGCCATAAGTTGGTCGGTGCTCTCTATCATAGTTTTGACCGAATCTGGCACCACGTCAAGTGGGCGCATTTTCGTGAAAATAATGTTGCAGGAACTCTGCCACACGTTGGGAATACGGAGCCTTGGCGAGAAGCTGCACAACGCCGATATTGCGCCTCACCTGACAGGGATTTTCCCGCGTGACAACCCTGCGAACATTCGCTTCGCCATCAACTTCCTGACGGCAATTGGTTTGGAGGCTCTGACTGGCGAGTTGCGCAAGCGCCTCAGGTAG
- a CDS encoding 30S ribosomal protein S8, putative, translating into MVVPLLRTDAASQWCPFHALNVQILQLLLNEGFIRGYSVHGDRINILLKHYKGAPVIRNVRVISKPSRDIWVTPHELKSRTRFNTGLWVLQTSCGVVSHRDCIRMGIGGKMLFAVNNNYQHFS; encoded by the exons ATGGTCGTACCGCTTCTGCGGACGGATGCGGCGAGCCAGTGGTGTCCGTTCCACGCTCTAAATGTGCAGATCTTGCAGCTGTTGCTGAACGAGGGTTTCATCCGTGGATATTCCGTACACGGCGATCGCATAAATATTCTACTTAAGCATTACAAGGGTGCTCCT GTGATCCGTAACGTGCGTGTGATTTCTAAGCCGAGCCGGGACATCTGGGTGACTCCGCATGAGCTGAAAAGTCGTACGCGTTTCAACACAGGGCTTTGGGTACTGCAGACGTCGTGTGGCGTGGTCTCCCACCGCGATTGCATCCGCATGGGCATTGGCGGCAAGATGTTGTTCGCAGTTAACAACAACTATCAGCACTTCTCATGA
- a CDS encoding ras-related protein Rab11A, putative yields the protein MVADQNYDYLFKIVLIGDSNVGKSNLLDRFVKGNFKLDSKSTIGVEFATKNVTLNNGKIAKAQIWDTAGQERYRAITSAYYRGAMGAIIVYDIACKASFSSVSKWLTELHDYADANITICLVGNKSDLTHLREVAKEDGEAFANENDLIFFETSCLNSENVDVAFKELLSKISDKNTRFDDGGASLTDAQMPKNTVVLGVKGGKRKKGKCC from the coding sequence ATGGTGGCGGATCAGAATTATGACTATCTCTTCAAGATAGTTCTCATCGGCGACTCCAACGTCGGTAAGTCGAACCTTTTAGACAGGTTCGTAAAGGGCAATTTCAAGCTCGACTCCAAAAGCACCATTGGCGTCGAGTTCGCCACGAAAAATGTCACGCTCAACAACGGAAAAATCGCAAAGGCACAAATTTGGGACACCGCCGGACAGGAGAGGTACCGTGCCATCACCTCGGCTTACTACCGCGGAGCCATGGGTGCCATCATAGTCTATGACATTGCCTGCAAGGCGAGCTTCAGTAGCGTTTCGAAGTGGCTCACGGAGTTGCACGACTACGCAGATGCGAACATCACTATATGCCTTGTCGGAAACAAAAGCGACCTCACTCACCTGCGTGAGGTCGCAAAGGAGGATGGAGAGGCATTTGCAAACGAAAACGACCTCATATTCTTCGAGACGTCGTGTCTGAACAGCGAAAACGTCGACGTGGCATTTAAGGAATTGCTCAGCAAAATCAGCGATAAGAACACGAGATTCGACGACGGGGGCGCCTCGCTTACTGATGCGCAGATGCCGAAGAACACGGTCGTTCTCGGCGTCAAAGGCGGCAAAAGGAAGAAAGGGAAGTGCTGTTGA
- a CDS encoding endonuclease/exonuclease/phosphatase family protein, putative, whose amino-acid sequence MAQLVPVTLMSYNVQGIPSFLLPIADLDSRISAIAQYVSHVVRRYNVDVLVCQEMFSYTLYNEVKKALKDYMGLDSGILPNPFTKSGWKGFWDRVLRTVNIIGSGVIIFSKHPILNREKLLYSDGVYTDVYAAKGAVATRISVNNRLIDVVGTHLQTFREKMAHTVRVAQMAELREWMGTLFGRKGRLNPRRNGEEGVPIVLLGDLNCCIKNQHDKFWEVFSAFRGELETAFGFEGIQPTFSTRINDFCRYQQRPDEYDDVYDYIFKPPQVEVLQPQTVVRDSLKEPIYVGGSSISSCLSKPQPIHHASDHQPIFAILKI is encoded by the coding sequence ATGGCGCAGCTAGTGCCTGTTACCCTCATGAGCTACAATGTCCAGGGAATCCCCTCCTTCCTGCTCCCGATAGCCGACCTGGATTCCAGAATCAGTGCCATAGCGCAATACGTGTCCCATGTCGTGAGAAGATACAACGTGGATGTCCTTGTTTGCCAGGAGATGTTTTCGTACACGCTCTACAACGAAGTCAAGAAGGCTCTTAAGGACTACATGGGATTGGACAGCGGCATCCTTCCAAATCCCTTCACCAAATCGGGTTGGAAAGGTTTTTGggatcgtgtgctgcgcacagTCAATATCATAGGATCCGGAGTCATCATTTTCTCAAAGCATCCTATCCTGAATAGAGAAAAGCTGCTGTACTCAGACGGCGTATACACCGACGTCTACGCGGCAAAGGGCGCCGTGGCGACACGCATCTCGGTCAACAACCGCCTGATTGACGTGGTCGGCACCCATTTGCAGACGTTCAGAGAGAAGATGGCCCACACTGTCAGGGTGGCTCAGATGGCCGAGTTGCGTGAGTGGATGGGAACCCTGTTCGGCCGGAAAGGACGTTTGAATCCGAGACGAAACGGAGAGGAGGGCGTCCCCATTGTTTTGCTCGGTGATTTGAATTGCTGCATCAAAAACCAGCATGACAAATTCTGGGAAGTTTTCAGTGCGTTCAGGGGCGAGTTGGAAACCGCGTTCGGATTTGAGGGCATTCAGCCCACGTTCAGCACCCGGATAAACGACTTCTGCAGGTATCAGCAGCGTCCGGATGAATACGACGATGTGTACGACTACATCTTCAAGCCCCCCCAAGTTGAGGTGTTGCAGCCGCAGACCGTCGTGAGGGACTCCCTTAAGGAGCCAATATACGTAGGCGGGAGCTCAATCAGCAGCTGCCTATCCAAGCCGCAGCCCATTCATCACGCGAGTGACCATCAGCCTATCTTCGCCATTTTAAAGATATAA
- a CDS encoding -Transmembrane emp24 domain-containing protein 2, translating into MTGKLVATAAIVLAAASLIEGTQMIMAANETQCFTTFASRTEKLTGSAESVPDESAVKPMIYKVDGPTSRPTTVPVLVVSDNQFEYDVQETGHYSFCLTNKSYSKNTVIFNYRVETTLNKDLSQLSTVEDANELIAFAEKLLENTHVIVDRTETYSSREQLYSGIIDDMNVRIIRWSTCQLIFLIVICFCQIYYISSFFEVKSFV; encoded by the exons ATGACGGGTAAATTGGTCGCGACCGCGGCCATTGTGCTGGCGGCGGCCTCGCTCATCGAGGGCACGCAGATGATCATGGCAGCCAACGAGACGCAGTGCTTCACGACTTTTGCCAGCCGCACCGAGAAGCTCACGGG ATCAGCAGAATCGGTGCCGGACGAATCCGCCGTGAAACCTATGATCTACAAGGTCGACGGGCCGACGTCGAGGCCAACGACAGTTCCCGTCCTGGTCGTGAGCGACAACCAGTTCGAATATGAC GTGCAGGAAACGGGCCACTACTCCTTCTGCCTCACCAACAAGTCCTACTCGAAGAACACCGTGATTTTCAACTACAGGGTGGAAACCACCCTCAACAAGGATCTGTCTCAGCTGTCCACCGTCGAGGACGCGAACGAACTTATTGCTTTCGCTGAGAAGCTACTGGAGAACACCCACGTCATCGTTGACCGCACGGAGACCTACAGCTCGCGGGAGCAGCTCTATTCCGGCATCATCGACGACATGAACGTCAGGATCATCAGGTGGTCGACTTGCCAGCTGATTTtcctcatcgtcatctgctTCTGTCAGATCTACTACATCAGCTCGTTCTTCGAAGTAAAGAGCTTTGTCTGA
- a CDS encoding 3'5'-cyclic nucleotide phosphodiesterase, putative, with protein MGGVDGVNPSLLAHDESSSCCATFIGPRDFSHIVDPDTFETDVRDAMANMPHFLTLYSKFDNVTAIDCLRSRVRENSAHIFRPWWYALAFKNPCLERLFALNVSYRASRSILANCLIIPIMAFVRSLMKTLMKRNVINGQDFTPLLHYFTVAVILSAVLLTLPTLMLQNKVKHQTETMCYATYSLMLLLWGVLHYLFRDLVYQMEGAPSERWMMELLTWISLLLFGLGFIAILFNVMKLRCCIGQYVLVFHLICHFIATITILSKHSQDILWFDGLVRLLMYITFTAFSYWLLYTSEFEMRIRFLIWLSTYLSRNVMGTSCTNVNQFVTAAERLHDGLQECKDMLLAIRSEGDLRSADSKQRMSKIGETLEACMQQLRSGDNLYGLSYGDLEVRDEQLEVIDAYLWSTKDRFSSQLTTLRGSADTNYVSRSSLSFPVYSAPSPPLQITPFEDVAYNVLVSDWNFDVLNHFATTDQAFLSIGCGMLYQFEMLHNVDRTTIVSFLSRLESFYLDVPYHNKMHGAMVAQKLLCLANYIHMLEHLNPLDEALLIVSALAHDVGHPARNNSFFVRTQHPVAQLYNDIAVLENYHAANTFRILSTAGCNVFADFDYEYVRSQIIGLILATDTVDNFQMISQFVLMRSSEEFTFEDLKTRMLTSKMLIKAADVAAPTMPWAISQEWVSRLLGEFYAQGAEEAALGLPISALCDRTHHQQAAKSQAAFLKIVVSPLYRSILPLGSVELDQIMRQVESNIERWTGMDTAGDTIHCIECDDAKANLDVSFVLDYLSHKA; from the exons ATGGGTGGCGTAGACGGGGTGAACCCGTCGTTGTTGGCCCACGACGAATCAAGCTCCTGTTGCGCGACGTTTATCGGCCCCAGGGATTTCAGCCACATAGTTGATCCGGATACGTTCGAAACGGATGTCCGTGATGCGATGGCCAACATGCCTCATTTTTTGACTCTGTACAGTAAGTTTGATAACGTTACAGCGATCGATTGTTTACGCTCCCGTGTACGCGAAAACAGCGCCCATATCTTTCGGCCCTGGTGGTATGCCCTCGCTTTTAAAAACCCGTGCTTGGAGCGTCTGTTTGCATTGAATGTAAGCTATCGAGCATCACGGTCAATACTGGCTAACTGCCTGATTATACCAATTATGGCGTTTGTGAGGAGCCTAATGAAAACTTTGATGAAGAGGAACGTTATAAACGGTCAAGATTTTACACCTTTGTTACATTACTTCACGGTTGCTGTCATTCTGAGCGCCGTCCTGCTAACTCTCCCGACGTTGATGTTACAAAACAAAGTGAAGCACCAAACGGAGACCATGTGTTACGCGACTTACAGTCTGATGCTGCTGCTATGGGGAGTTCTGCACTATCTGTTCCGGGATCTAGTGTATCAGATGGAGGGGGCGCCTAGCGAACGGTGGATGATGGAGTTACTCACGTGGATATCGTTGCTGTTATTCGGTCTTGGTTTCATCGCCATTCTTTTCAATGTGATGAAGTTAAG GTGCTGCATTGGCCAATATGTGCTCGTCTTCCACCTGATCtgccatttcatcgctacAATCACAATACTGTCGAAGCACTCGCAAGATATACTCTGGTTTGACGG GCTTGTTCGCCTCTTGATGTACATCACGTTCACTGCATTCTCCTACTGGTTGTTGTACACTTCTGAGTTCGAGATGCGAATACGTTTTCTGATTTGGCTCTCAACCTATTTGTCGAGGAACGTCATGGGTACCAGTTGCACCAACGTGAACCAATTCGTGACGGCTGCCGAACGGCTGCACGATGGCTTGCAGGAGTGTAAAGACATGCTCCTGGCTATCCGGTCGGAAGGTGACCTCCGAAGTGCCGACTCTAAGCAGCGCATGTCGAAGATTGGAGAGACACTGGAGGCCTGCATGCAACAATTGAGATCTGGTGATAACTTGTACGGACTCAGTTATGGCGACCTTGAGGTTCGCGATGAGCAGCTCGAGGTCATCGACGCTTATCTGTGGAGCACAAAGGACAGGTTCAGCTCGCAGCTTACTACTCTACGCGGCAGTGCTGACACGAATTACGTTTCACGGTCATCTCTGAGCTTCCCCGTGTATAGCGCCCCGTCGCCGCCTCTACAAATCACCCCCTTCGAGGATGTGGCGTACAACGTTTTGGTTAGCGATTGGAACTTCGACGTTCTCAACCATTTCGCGACGACCGATCAAGCGTTCCTGTCAATTGGTTGCGGAATGTTGTATCAGTTTGAAATGCTGCACAACGTGGACAGAACTACCATCGTATCGTTCTTGAGTCGCTTGGAAAGCTTCTACCTAGACGTTCCGTATCACAACAAGATGCACGGCGCAATGGTGGCGCAAAAGCTGCTCTGTCTGGCAAATTATATCCACATGCTGGAACACTTGAACCCTTTAGACGAGGCGTTGCTGATCGTGTCTGCGTTGGCCCATGACGTCGGCCACCCTGCTCGCAACAATTCCTTTTTCGTCCGCACGCAGCACCCCGTAGCACAACTGTACAACGATATCGCAGTGCTGGAGAACTATCACGCGGCCAACACGTTCCGGATTCTGAGCACAGCCGGGTGCAACGTATTCGCAGATTTTGATTACGAATACGTCAGGTCGCAGATCATTGGCTTGATTTTGGCCACTGACACCGTGGACAACTTCCAGATGATTTCCCAATTCGTCCTAATGCGCAGCAGCGAGGAATTCACTTTCGAAGACCTGAAGACGCGTATGTTGACAAGTAAGATGTTGATAAAGGCCGCTGACGTTGCTGCCCCCACGATGCCTTGGGCGATAAGTCAGGAGTGGGTGAGCCGTCTGTTGGGCGAGTTCTATGCGCAAGGTGCTGAGGAGGCTGCTCTGGGTCTACCTATATCAGCACTATGCGACCGCACACACCACCAACAGGCTGCCAAGTCCCAGGCTGCTTTCCTCAAGATCGTCGTTTCGCCACTATACAGGTCGATATTGCCGCTGGGTTCCGTGGAATTGGACCAAATTATGCGCCAGGTTGAAAGCAATATCGAGCGTTGGACAGGTATGGACACCGCCGGCGACACAATACATTGCATTGAGTGCGATGATGCAAAGGCAAACCTGGATGTCTCTTTCGTGTTGGATTATTTATCACATAAAGCATAA
- a CDS encoding RNA binding motif containing protein, putative, giving the protein MANTYNYALGKDVKIFIGGIPAAITEEKLRWELSKFGGLTSTFYMPDLNQGSSGWAFATYTDRDDGAAAVEAIDGKLYFEGLEEPCKAQVVTTRNPPDSLKATCSTHSGPVMAAGYWQQFTNADGIPYYYNMRTGQTQWRRPLEMEHQVPVARPVVGNTLFGPPGSNLFVFHLPAEWDDADFVLNFQQFGTVLSARVQRDSAGRNKGFGFISYDNPLSALNAIKSMNGFNVAGKYLKVQLKKGEEHCVYPNTGGGPSICGGRSESIRSNTSAGKQYRRQLQRDNRGKAEHTPTK; this is encoded by the exons ATGGCGAACACGTACAACTATGCGCTTGGGAAAGATGTGAAAATCTTCATCGGAGGTATCCCTGCTGCCATCACTGAG GAAAAACTTCGGTGGGAGCTTTCTAAGTTCGGAGGGCTTACGTCAACGTTCTATATGCCTGACCTAAACCAAGGCTCCAGCGGTTGGGCATTTGCGACGTACACAGATCGAGATGatggcgcagccgccgtggaGGCCATAGATGGCAAGTTGTACTTCGAG GGGTTGGAAGAGCCGTGCAAAGCGCAAGTTGTGACGACACGGAATCCGCCTGATAGCCTCAAGGCGACCTGCAGCACCCACAGCGGACCTGTGATGGCTGCCGGATATTGGCAGCAGTTCACCAACGCCGATGGAATCCCCTATTACTACAATATGCGCACTGGACAGACGCAGTGGCGTCGACCATTGGAGATGGAACACCAGGTGCCCGTGGCTAGGCCGGTGGTCGGCAACACCCTATTCGGACCTCCAGGATCCAACCTCTTCGTGTTCCACCTGCCTGCCGAATGGGACGATGCGGACTTCGTACTGAATTTTCAGCAGTTTGGGACCGtgctgagcgcacgggtacAACGAGACAGCGCGGGGCGCAACAAAGGTTTCGGGTTCATCTCCTACGACAATCCGCTCTCTGCGTTGAATGCGATCAAAAGCATGAACGGGTTCAATGTAGCAGGCAAGTACCTGAAAGTTCAACTGAAAAAGGGGGAGGAGCATTGCGTATACCCTAACACTGGCGGGGGTCCTTCCATTTGCGGCGGCCGGAGCGAAAGCATCAGGAGCAACACCTCCGCTGGCAAGCAATACAGacgccagctgcagcgagACAACCGCGGAAAGGCGGAGCACACGCCCACTAAGTGA
- a CDS encoding cyclin 4, putative — MESASCDAAEVGSSATVVDSETDRILRNYGCDLIQKAGILLQLNGVTIATGQTILHKFYFKRTLREFDIRAGSASACFLAAKLEENMRKAKDVARVFDYLINNEDERRCPTIHLDEILSDEILRIEREILVEFGFRMGGLLVCPHRYILQYVFALFRNVGEYSANGVNDVAQRAWGYLNDSMRTTLCCTTTPSVIAVGCIYMAATSLGIPLHKVDGWFVVFDVKWSDIVMVCEELERLYSMGRPRYVNLSGVSCGPIGEHTGSDSGVMDKHDSPQKAAGTRCGECVNTYNSSSVSRVGKSDAENPVNETSDAARASRGDNRENERWYDRYRHSGKNDRYSRGYRRYESDDARRNYSRGRSHRERHYDSYDRSDYRRRRYR, encoded by the exons ATGGAATCTGCGTCCTGCGATGCTGCCGAGGTAGGCAGCAGTGCCACCGTCGTAGACAGCGAAACGGATCGAATATTGCGTAATTATGGCTGCGATTTAATCCAG AAGGCTGGGATTTTGCTTCAGTTGAACGGTGTAACTATCGCCACTGGACAAACGATTCTACACAAGTTTTATTTCAAGCGTACGCTTCGCGAATTCGACATTCGT GCGGGATCGGCTAGTGCGTGTTTTTTGGCGGCGAAGCTGGAGGAGAACATGCGCAAGGCGAAGGACGTGGCTCGTGTGTTCGACTACCTGATTAACAACGAAGATGAACGGCGCTGTCCAACAATCCACTTGGACGAG ATTTTATCGGATGAAATACTACGCATAGAACGAGAAATCCTTGTGGAATTCGGTTTTCGCATGGGAGGACTGCTAGTGTGCCCTCATCGATACATATTGCAATACGTCTTTGCACTTTTCCGCAACGTGGGGGAATATTCGGCTAACGGAGTGAACGACGTTGCTCAGCGCGCCTGGGGTTATTTGAATGACAG CATGCGGACGACCTTGTGTTGTACTACAACTCCAAGTGTAATAGCGGTTGGCTGCATTTATATGGCTGCGACGTCACTAGGGATCCCTCTTCATAAG GTGGATGGATGGTTCGTTGTTTTTGACGTAAAGTGGTCGGACATTGTGATGGTGTGTGAGGAGCTTGAGCGCCTGTATTCTATGGGCCGACCGCGTTATGTGAATCTCAGTGGAGTGAGCTGTGGACCCATTGGGGAGCACACAGGCTCCGACAGCGGAGTGATGGATAAACATGATTCACCCCAAAAAGCAGCTGGGACACGTTGCGGCGAATGCGTCAATACGTACAACTCATCATCCGTTTCTCGTGTTGGAAAATCCGACGCGGAAAACCCTGTAAATGAAACTAGTGACGCGGCTCGTGCCAGCCGAGGGGATAACAGAGAAAACGAACGCTGGTACGACCGATATCGTCACAGCGGAAAGAACGATAGGTACAGCCGTGGGTACCGCCGTTACGAGAGTGATGATGCAAGACGCAACTACTCTCGCGGTCGATCCCACAGAGAGCGGCATTATGACTCATATGACCGGAGCGACTATCGGCGGCGTCGCTACCGTTAG